A genomic stretch from Longibacter salinarum includes:
- a CDS encoding M14 metallopeptidase family protein, with protein sequence MHARPHVAAAFLIVALIMGISQPASVAQNAATAPATLQSPKAYLGYDLGQQFTPHHRVVDYVRHVAEASPRVTLQQYGMSVEGRPLLLATLASPENHDQIDAIRKNNLRRAGMADGRVQGPSAAVVWLSYNVHGNESVSTEAAMQTLFEMADPLNDRTGEWLSDTVILLDPCLNPDGRERYVQWYKRTVGRTPSARQIAREHNEPWPNGRSNHYYFDLNRDWAWGVQPETQQRLAVYHEWMPHVHVDFHEQGINDPYYFAPAADPFHEDITDWQRSFQFAIGRNNARYFDQNGWLYFTREVFDLFYPGYGDTWPIFNGAIGMTYEQGGSGRAGLKVITATGDTLTLGDRIAHHHTAGMSTIEVAAENHQTVQEEFSRYYQTAQQNPPGEYSGFVIKSDASGDRLRAVAAHLDRQKIEYGRVAEDGTVSGLRYETGEMDRANVSAGDLLVPAAQPKSRLAKVLLEPRTTIIDSLTYDITSWGLPYAYGLEAVAVTGDLPATSGSIGEASSRQMGEGGESSYAYITRWGSRADARFLGELLHQGFGVRLATQPFEHEGQSYDAGALIIPRADNLEMEDAFDREVRRIASKHNRALHGVASGFVDRGSDLGSSSVRPIKAPHVALLSGSPLSPYRVGEVWYAFDHQFEYPVTLIDTDDADARALEDVDVLVLPNLAGDWDSKEKRSMLAEWVREGGRLVTMGGATKALAGHTPFAIEMASHGADTTAVPRRYADRSRDALTSATPGSIHRASVDTSHPLGFGVGETYYALKRSDDAVSYLKADDGWNVATLADGEPVTGFMGHEAQDRLDETLVFGTQSIGDGTVVYFSGNPLFRGFWYGGFIPFANAVFFVGQ encoded by the coding sequence ATGCACGCACGCCCTCACGTCGCCGCTGCATTTTTGATCGTTGCCCTCATCATGGGCATTTCGCAGCCGGCATCGGTCGCTCAGAATGCGGCCACGGCCCCGGCGACGCTTCAGTCTCCGAAAGCCTACCTCGGGTATGATCTCGGTCAACAATTTACGCCGCATCATCGCGTGGTTGACTACGTCCGGCACGTAGCGGAGGCCTCGCCGCGGGTGACGCTTCAGCAGTATGGCATGAGCGTGGAAGGTCGCCCCCTTTTGCTTGCGACGCTGGCTTCCCCCGAAAACCACGATCAGATTGATGCGATCCGTAAAAACAACCTTCGGCGCGCCGGAATGGCCGACGGGCGAGTGCAGGGACCGTCTGCAGCCGTCGTCTGGCTCAGCTACAACGTCCACGGCAACGAGTCGGTCTCGACCGAAGCGGCCATGCAGACGCTGTTTGAGATGGCGGATCCATTGAACGATCGCACGGGCGAATGGCTCTCGGACACGGTCATTCTCCTCGACCCCTGCCTGAATCCGGACGGGCGTGAGCGCTACGTGCAGTGGTACAAGCGGACGGTGGGACGGACGCCCAGTGCTCGACAGATCGCTCGCGAGCACAACGAGCCGTGGCCGAACGGTCGGAGCAACCACTACTACTTTGACCTGAACCGGGACTGGGCCTGGGGCGTGCAGCCGGAGACGCAACAGCGTCTGGCCGTGTACCACGAGTGGATGCCGCACGTCCACGTCGACTTTCATGAGCAGGGCATCAATGATCCCTACTATTTTGCGCCGGCGGCGGACCCGTTCCACGAAGACATCACCGACTGGCAACGCTCTTTTCAGTTCGCGATCGGTCGCAACAACGCTCGGTACTTCGATCAAAACGGGTGGCTTTACTTCACGCGCGAAGTGTTCGATCTCTTCTATCCTGGATACGGGGATACGTGGCCGATCTTCAACGGAGCCATCGGCATGACCTACGAACAGGGCGGGTCCGGCCGCGCGGGCCTGAAGGTGATCACGGCAACCGGCGACACTCTCACACTCGGCGACCGGATTGCACACCACCACACGGCGGGCATGTCGACCATAGAGGTCGCAGCGGAGAACCACCAGACGGTGCAGGAAGAGTTTTCCCGCTATTACCAGACGGCACAGCAGAACCCGCCGGGAGAATACAGTGGGTTCGTGATTAAGTCAGATGCCTCCGGGGACCGTCTCCGTGCTGTGGCTGCCCATCTCGACCGTCAGAAGATCGAATATGGACGTGTTGCAGAAGACGGCACCGTGAGTGGCCTCCGCTATGAAACGGGGGAAATGGACCGCGCGAACGTTTCGGCTGGAGACCTGCTCGTGCCTGCCGCTCAACCGAAGTCGCGACTGGCCAAGGTGCTGCTCGAGCCGCGGACGACGATCATCGACTCGCTGACCTACGATATTACGTCGTGGGGACTGCCCTATGCGTACGGACTCGAAGCCGTGGCCGTGACGGGAGACCTGCCAGCGACCTCCGGTTCCATCGGTGAGGCCTCGTCCCGGCAGATGGGCGAGGGCGGCGAATCGTCGTACGCGTACATCACGCGTTGGGGCAGTCGCGCGGATGCTCGGTTCCTCGGCGAATTGTTGCATCAAGGATTCGGCGTTCGCCTGGCCACGCAGCCGTTCGAGCACGAGGGGCAGTCGTATGACGCCGGCGCTCTGATCATTCCCCGCGCCGATAATCTCGAGATGGAGGATGCCTTCGATCGGGAGGTGCGTCGCATTGCGTCGAAGCACAACCGGGCGCTCCACGGCGTAGCGAGCGGATTCGTGGATCGGGGCTCCGACCTTGGGTCGTCGAGCGTTCGCCCGATCAAAGCGCCCCACGTTGCACTCCTCAGCGGGTCGCCGCTAAGTCCCTATCGCGTCGGTGAGGTCTGGTACGCGTTTGATCATCAGTTCGAGTACCCGGTGACGCTGATCGATACGGACGATGCAGACGCACGGGCGCTCGAGGACGTTGACGTTCTGGTTCTGCCGAATCTGGCGGGAGACTGGGATAGCAAAGAGAAGCGAAGCATGCTGGCTGAATGGGTCCGCGAGGGCGGGCGTCTTGTCACGATGGGAGGAGCGACGAAAGCCCTGGCCGGGCACACGCCGTTTGCGATCGAGATGGCATCGCATGGAGCCGATACGACGGCCGTACCCCGCCGGTACGCGGATCGGTCGCGCGATGCCCTGACGTCGGCAACACCCGGAAGCATCCACCGCGCATCCGTTGATACCAGTCATCCTCTCGGTTTTGGGGTGGGCGAAACGTACTACGCCCTGAAGCGCAGCGACGACGCTGTTTCCTACCTGAAGGCCGACGACGGGTGGAATGTCGCCACGCTGGCCGATGGTGAGCCGGTGACGGGGTTCATGGGTCATGAGGCGCAGGACCGGCTCGATGAGACGCTCGTGTTTGGCACCCAGTCGATCGGCGACGGGACCGTCGTGTACTTTTCCGGCAATCCACTCTTTCGCGGCTTCTGGTACGGGGGCTTCATCCCGTTCGCGAATGCTGTCTTCTTCGTCGGGCAGTAG
- a CDS encoding polyhydroxyalkanoic acid system family protein — protein MADIEISRSHSLGTSGARTAVEKVASKLHEKLNVDTEWQGDTLHFEGNGANGNIEVKEQHVYLALNLNFVLKSMKGWIRNEAEKYLDKYLAQASA, from the coding sequence ATGGCCGACATCGAAATTTCTCGCTCGCATTCTCTCGGTACCTCTGGTGCTCGTACCGCCGTCGAGAAGGTTGCGTCCAAGCTCCACGAAAAGCTGAATGTCGACACGGAATGGCAAGGCGACACACTCCATTTCGAGGGGAACGGGGCGAACGGCAATATCGAGGTGAAGGAGCAACACGTTTATCTGGCACTGAACCTCAACTTTGTGCTCAAATCAATGAAGGGTTGGATTCGAAACGAGGCGGAGAAATATCTCGATAAGTACCTTGCGCAAGCTAGCGCGTAG
- a CDS encoding DinB family protein: MADREDALRHHVLNLLTARQAHATFDDAIGGLAPELRGVRPEGLPYSVWEQVEHMRIAQRDILEFCRAPEYAEREWPNDYWPDASAPDDDTVWTSSVEGFRTDLESICDMVRDDSIDLYEPVPHGDEQTYLREALLVADHNAYHIGQIITIRRQLDAWGDHADG, encoded by the coding sequence ATGGCTGACCGTGAAGACGCTCTGCGCCACCACGTTCTCAACCTTCTAACCGCTCGACAGGCTCATGCGACGTTCGACGATGCGATCGGTGGTCTGGCGCCCGAGCTGAGAGGCGTTCGACCGGAAGGATTGCCGTACTCCGTGTGGGAGCAAGTAGAGCACATGCGAATCGCTCAGCGCGATATTCTGGAGTTCTGCAGGGCACCGGAGTATGCGGAGCGCGAGTGGCCGAACGACTACTGGCCGGACGCGTCGGCTCCAGATGACGACACCGTGTGGACGTCCTCCGTCGAGGGATTTCGGACCGACCTGGAGTCGATCTGCGACATGGTACGCGACGATTCCATCGATCTCTACGAACCCGTTCCTCATGGGGACGAGCAGACCTATTTGCGTGAAGCACTGCTCGTCGCCGACCACAATGCCTATCACATCGGCCAGATCATCACGATCCGTCGACAACTCGATGCGTGGGGCGACCATGCCGACGGCTGA
- a CDS encoding DUF2459 domain-containing protein: MPAFLNWRRVVAVLVIAWSGLLMVSCGLPHVTVEDDGPPVHDIYVVEYGWHAGIIIPTQSLPSDALPAFPGVPASPFIDVGWGEARYYPSSDPGTLTLLRAGLWPTSSVVYVVPIYERPPPSSRGSKTVRLRVSDAELRAMANAIRSSMRVTEDGSAIFAAEGHAQNSRFFESPLSYHVFNNCNHWAAAVLRAAGCDTWPRYTLTVDRVMRQAEECSRR, from the coding sequence ATGCCCGCCTTCTTGAACTGGCGACGGGTCGTCGCCGTCCTTGTGATCGCGTGGAGCGGCCTGCTGATGGTCAGTTGTGGGCTTCCCCACGTGACGGTGGAAGATGACGGTCCGCCGGTGCACGACATATACGTCGTCGAATACGGCTGGCACGCTGGGATCATCATCCCGACGCAATCCCTCCCCTCCGATGCGCTCCCGGCATTTCCGGGCGTTCCCGCGTCCCCGTTCATTGACGTCGGCTGGGGCGAAGCGCGCTACTACCCATCGAGCGACCCCGGCACCCTAACGCTTCTCAGGGCAGGTCTGTGGCCCACGTCGAGCGTCGTGTACGTCGTCCCCATCTACGAGCGCCCACCCCCATCCAGTCGAGGAAGTAAGACCGTCCGCCTGCGGGTGAGTGATGCCGAGCTCCGCGCCATGGCGAACGCAATCCGATCGTCGATGCGCGTAACGGAGGACGGATCCGCCATTTTCGCCGCCGAGGGACACGCGCAGAATAGCCGCTTCTTCGAGTCTCCCCTTTCGTATCACGTTTTCAACAACTGCAATCACTGGGCGGCTGCAGTGCTCCGGGCGGCCGGATGCGACACCTGGCCCCGCTACACACTCACCGTCGACCGCGTCATGCGCCAGGCCGAGGAATGCTCGCGGCGATGA